In Bacteroidota bacterium, one genomic interval encodes:
- the lysS gene encoding lysine--tRNA ligase, translating to MRRRLEELDELKAKGVNTFAYSFDVTSDSKDIIENYIEESKREVKIAGRIVTIRRMGKASFAHIQDRAGKIQIYLRRDDIPDQYENFKLFDIGDIVGVEGYVFKTRTGEVSVHATSVQLLTKSIRPIPVPKEMIDEEGNKVIYDQFSDKELRYRQRYLDLILNPEVKEVFVTRSKIISAMRSFLDSKGILEVETPALQSIYGGASARPFVTHHNALNIPLYLRIADELYLKRLIVGGFDGVYEISKDFRNEGMDKTHNPEFTMMEVYVAYRDYEWMMSFVEEMVEHICISVYGTTKFDVDGQTIEFKGPWKRVSMVDSLKEKTGIDFLSASDEEVLTIAKKFGIDTQKVQSRGKIIDELFEITTQSELIQPTFVIDYPVVTSPLAKKHREKEGLVERFEGFVVGREICNAFSELNDPIDQRARFEDQLKQRDQGDDEAQVIDEDFVRALEYGMPPTAGLGVGIDRLVMLLTNQPSIRDVILFPTMKPLK from the coding sequence ATGAGACGAAGACTTGAAGAGTTGGATGAATTAAAGGCAAAAGGAGTGAACACTTTTGCGTACAGCTTTGATGTAACTTCCGATTCAAAAGATATAATCGAGAATTATATCGAAGAAAGCAAAAGGGAAGTGAAAATAGCAGGAAGAATCGTCACCATCCGCCGTATGGGAAAAGCTTCATTTGCTCATATTCAGGACAGAGCAGGCAAAATTCAAATCTATCTCCGTCGTGATGATATCCCTGATCAGTATGAAAACTTCAAACTATTTGACATCGGGGACATAGTTGGAGTGGAAGGATATGTGTTTAAAACGAGAACAGGTGAGGTTTCAGTACACGCCACTTCAGTCCAGTTACTTACAAAATCGATCCGTCCGATTCCCGTACCAAAAGAGATGATTGATGAAGAGGGCAACAAGGTTATTTATGATCAGTTTTCTGACAAAGAATTGAGATACCGTCAGAGATATCTTGATTTGATTTTGAACCCTGAAGTAAAAGAAGTGTTTGTCACCCGGTCAAAAATAATCTCTGCCATGAGGTCGTTCCTCGATTCCAAGGGAATTCTTGAGGTTGAAACACCTGCCCTGCAGTCGATTTATGGAGGTGCATCTGCACGCCCGTTCGTAACACACCATAACGCTCTGAATATCCCGCTATATCTCCGAATTGCAGATGAACTTTATCTGAAAAGGCTCATTGTTGGTGGTTTCGACGGGGTTTATGAAATTTCTAAAGATTTCCGAAACGAGGGAATGGACAAAACACATAATCCTGAATTCACGATGATGGAAGTGTATGTAGCCTATAGAGACTATGAGTGGATGATGTCTTTCGTTGAGGAAATGGTTGAGCATATCTGTATATCTGTTTATGGTACTACAAAATTTGATGTGGATGGTCAGACCATTGAGTTTAAAGGTCCCTGGAAAAGGGTTTCGATGGTTGATTCCTTAAAAGAAAAAACCGGAATCGATTTCCTCTCCGCATCTGATGAAGAAGTACTCACAATTGCCAAAAAATTCGGTATCGATACACAGAAAGTTCAAAGCCGCGGAAAAATTATTGACGAACTTTTTGAAATCACAACGCAAAGTGAATTAATCCAGCCCACTTTCGTAATTGATTACCCGGTTGTAACTTCTCCATTGGCTAAAAAACACCGTGAAAAAGAGGGACTGGTTGAAAGATTTGAAGGATTTGTAGTGGGCAGAGAAATCTGCAATGCCTTTAGCGAACTAAACGATCCAATTGATCAGAGAGCACGATTTGAAGATCAGCTAAAGCAGCGTGACCAGGGTGACGATGAGGCTCAGGTAATCGATGAGGATTTTGTAAGAGCACTTGAATACGGAATGCCTCCTACTGCCGGTCTGGGTGTCGGTATCGACCGTCTTGTCATGCTCCTCACGAACCAGCCTTCGATCAGAGATGTAATTCTCTTTCCAACAATGAAGCCTCTGAAGTAG